From a single Leopardus geoffroyi isolate Oge1 chromosome E1, O.geoffroyi_Oge1_pat1.0, whole genome shotgun sequence genomic region:
- the LOC123604532 gene encoding E3 ubiquitin-protein ligase TRIM47-like isoform X3 gives MQKVSLQDHKPAPQPPAQPSSPSHAQLLMSNSSLLTFEDQVLCPICLEVFRNPVTTTCGHNFCMACLQGFWDHLAAVGETLYCPQCRESFPSRPRLCKNGILEEMVTCLAQVKGQTLGSSRPLAGPRDVPCDFCSAQKLKSVKSCLQCMASLCEKHLSSHFEDQMFQDHELLEPVWDLKSRLCRKHRKLRRLYCRTEGSCVCGACLLEEHKNHDTIPLEEERARKEVEVRKVQASVENQMLIINSDSQRHRGQVAFLSKLIQTTRDEVNACFSEIIQEVKQLQMKVLDFVEKEEAAALGKLGSSIQQSHSRLLKLEGDSIWLRALLANRSDQQFLQEFPRLKHFPACSEALMSTNCEEKQSFLQLPETLAELRTRLLDVGLSFIHQLLLKGDAASWKPMPLSERTLGCKSVLSKAPQSPPGIKMNSYELLPSAVDRKTLLKCYCNLNFDPTTASEELFLFKETHSVLNLGILLEPFAAGGPFPGFKQWPQVLCSRGLSEGRHYWEAEVSNSWVCLGLTYRRSPPLGGRPRRNIVYLLGRNPYSWCLEWDSLKFSVWHNNTQTVLHGGYHRTLGVALDCGTGCLSFYGVAGGVSLLYRFLVSFLEPLYPAVMVSSGASVTLKQRPEAEA, from the exons ATGCAGAAAGTCTCAC TCCAGGACCACAAGCCAGCCCCGCAGCCACCGGCCCAGCCCTCAAGCCCTTCCCACGCTCAGCTCCTGATGAGTAACAGCAGTCTCCTCACGTTTGAGGACCAAGTCCTCTGTCCCATCTGCCTGGAGGTGTTCCGCAACCCGGTCACCACCACCTGCGGGCACAACTTCTGCATGGCCTGCCTCCAAGGTTTCTGGGACCACCTGGCTGCCGTGGGCGAGACACTGTACTGCCCCCAGTGCCGGGAGAGCTTCCCCTCCAGACCGCGCCTCTGCAAGAACGGCATCCTGGAGGAGATGGTGACCTGCTTGGCCCAGGTCAAGGGCCAGACCTTGGGGTCCTCACGGCCCCTGGCCGGGCCCAGGGACGTGCCCTGCGACTTCTGTTCCGCCCAGAAGCTCAAGTCAGTCAAGTCGTGTCTGCAGTGCATGGCCTCCCTGTGCGAGAAGCACCTGAGCAGCCACTTCGAGGACCAGATGTTCCAGGACCACGAGCTGCTGGAGCCCGTGTGGGATCTCAAGAGCCGCCTGTGCCGGAAGCATCGCAAACTGCGGCGGCTGTACTGCCGCACGGAAGGCAGCTGCGTGTGCGGAGCCTGTCTGCTGGAGGAACACAAGAACCACGACACCATCCCCCTGGAGGAGGAACGTGCCAGGAAGGAG GTGGAGGTTCGGAAGGTCCAGGCCAGCGTGGAAAACCAGATGCTGATCATCAACTCTGACAGCCAGAGGCACCGGGGGCAGGTGGCCTTTCTCTCG AAATTGATCCAGACAACACGCGATGAGGTGAACGCCTGCTTCTCAGAGATCATCCAGGAGGTCAAACAGCTGCAGATGAAGGTCTTGGATTTTGTCGAGAAAGAGGAGGCAGCCGCTCTGGGGAAGCTGGGCAGCTCCATCCAGCAGAGCCACAGCCGGCTCCTGAAGCTGGAGGGGGACAGCATCTGGCTCCGCGCCCTGCTCGCCAACAGGAGCGACCAGCAATTCCTGCAG GAGTTCCCCAGACTGAAGCACTTTCCCGCCTGCTCGGAAGCCCTGATGAGCACCAACTGCGAGGAGAAGCAGAGCTTTCTCCAGTTGCCGGAGACCCTGGCGGAGCTCCGGACACGGCTGCTGGACGTGGGTCTCAGCTTCATCCATCAGCTCCTCCTGAAGG GTGACGCAGCCTCCTGGAAGCCCATGCCCCTCTCTGAAAGGACACTGGGCTGTAAGAGTGTCCTCAGCAAAGCTCCTCAATCTCCTCCAGGCATTAAGATGAACTCCTATGAGTTGCTGCCCTCAGCTGTGGACAGGAAAACACTTCTCAAGT gttACTGCAACCTGAACTTCGACCCCACCACGGCCAGCGAGGAACTGTTCCTGTTCAAGGAGACCCACTCGGTGCTGAACCTGGGCATCCTTCTGGAGCCCTTCGCCGCGGGCGGCCCCTTCCCCGGCTTCAAGCAGTGGCCGCAGGTGCTGTGCTCGCGCGGCCTGTCCGAGGGCCGCCACTACTGGGAAGCCGAGGTGTCCAACTCGTGGGTGTGCCTGGGCCTCACCTACCGCCGCAGCCCCCCGCTCGGCGGCCGCCCGCGCCGCAACATCGTCTACCTGCTGGGCCGCAACCCGTACTCGTGGTGCCTGGAGTGGGACTCGCTCAAGTTCTCCGTGTGGCACAACAACACGCAGACGGTGCTGCACGGCGGTTACCACCGCACGCTCGGCGTGGCGCTCGACTGCGGCACCGGCTGCCTCTCCTTCTACGGCGTGGCGGGCGGCGTGAGCCTGCTTTACCGCTTCCTCGTCTCCTTCCTGGAGCCGCTCTACCCCGCGGTCATGGTCAGCAGCGGCGCCTCGGTCACGCTCAAGCAGCGCCCCGAGGCGGAGGCGTAG
- the LOC123604532 gene encoding E3 ubiquitin-protein ligase TRIM47-like isoform X2, which translates to MQKVSRPVQDHKPAPQPPAQPSSPSHAQLLMSNSSLLTFEDQVLCPICLEVFRNPVTTTCGHNFCMACLQGFWDHLAAVGETLYCPQCRESFPSRPRLCKNGILEEMVTCLAQVKGQTLGSSRPLAGPRDVPCDFCSAQKLKSVKSCLQCMASLCEKHLSSHFEDQMFQDHELLEPVWDLKSRLCRKHRKLRRLYCRTEGSCVCGACLLEEHKNHDTIPLEEERARKEVEVRKVQASVENQMLIINSDSQRHRGQVAFLSKLIQTTRDEVNACFSEIIQEVKQLQMKVLDFVEKEEAAALGKLGSSIQQSHSRLLKLEGDSIWLRALLANRSDQQFLQEFPRLKHFPACSEALMSTNCEEKQSFLQLPETLAELRTRLLDVGLSFIHQLLLKGDAASWKPMPLSERTLGCKSVLSKAPQSPPGIKMNSYELLPSAVDRKTLLKCYCNLNFDPTTASEELFLFKETHSVLNLGILLEPFAAGGPFPGFKQWPQVLCSRGLSEGRHYWEAEVSNSWVCLGLTYRRSPPLGGRPRRNIVYLLGRNPYSWCLEWDSLKFSVWHNNTQTVLHGGYHRTLGVALDCGTGCLSFYGVAGGVSLLYRFLVSFLEPLYPAVMVSSGASVTLKQRPEAEA; encoded by the exons ATGCAGAAAGTCTCAC GGCCAGTCCAGGACCACAAGCCAGCCCCGCAGCCACCGGCCCAGCCCTCAAGCCCTTCCCACGCTCAGCTCCTGATGAGTAACAGCAGTCTCCTCACGTTTGAGGACCAAGTCCTCTGTCCCATCTGCCTGGAGGTGTTCCGCAACCCGGTCACCACCACCTGCGGGCACAACTTCTGCATGGCCTGCCTCCAAGGTTTCTGGGACCACCTGGCTGCCGTGGGCGAGACACTGTACTGCCCCCAGTGCCGGGAGAGCTTCCCCTCCAGACCGCGCCTCTGCAAGAACGGCATCCTGGAGGAGATGGTGACCTGCTTGGCCCAGGTCAAGGGCCAGACCTTGGGGTCCTCACGGCCCCTGGCCGGGCCCAGGGACGTGCCCTGCGACTTCTGTTCCGCCCAGAAGCTCAAGTCAGTCAAGTCGTGTCTGCAGTGCATGGCCTCCCTGTGCGAGAAGCACCTGAGCAGCCACTTCGAGGACCAGATGTTCCAGGACCACGAGCTGCTGGAGCCCGTGTGGGATCTCAAGAGCCGCCTGTGCCGGAAGCATCGCAAACTGCGGCGGCTGTACTGCCGCACGGAAGGCAGCTGCGTGTGCGGAGCCTGTCTGCTGGAGGAACACAAGAACCACGACACCATCCCCCTGGAGGAGGAACGTGCCAGGAAGGAG GTGGAGGTTCGGAAGGTCCAGGCCAGCGTGGAAAACCAGATGCTGATCATCAACTCTGACAGCCAGAGGCACCGGGGGCAGGTGGCCTTTCTCTCG AAATTGATCCAGACAACACGCGATGAGGTGAACGCCTGCTTCTCAGAGATCATCCAGGAGGTCAAACAGCTGCAGATGAAGGTCTTGGATTTTGTCGAGAAAGAGGAGGCAGCCGCTCTGGGGAAGCTGGGCAGCTCCATCCAGCAGAGCCACAGCCGGCTCCTGAAGCTGGAGGGGGACAGCATCTGGCTCCGCGCCCTGCTCGCCAACAGGAGCGACCAGCAATTCCTGCAG GAGTTCCCCAGACTGAAGCACTTTCCCGCCTGCTCGGAAGCCCTGATGAGCACCAACTGCGAGGAGAAGCAGAGCTTTCTCCAGTTGCCGGAGACCCTGGCGGAGCTCCGGACACGGCTGCTGGACGTGGGTCTCAGCTTCATCCATCAGCTCCTCCTGAAGG GTGACGCAGCCTCCTGGAAGCCCATGCCCCTCTCTGAAAGGACACTGGGCTGTAAGAGTGTCCTCAGCAAAGCTCCTCAATCTCCTCCAGGCATTAAGATGAACTCCTATGAGTTGCTGCCCTCAGCTGTGGACAGGAAAACACTTCTCAAGT gttACTGCAACCTGAACTTCGACCCCACCACGGCCAGCGAGGAACTGTTCCTGTTCAAGGAGACCCACTCGGTGCTGAACCTGGGCATCCTTCTGGAGCCCTTCGCCGCGGGCGGCCCCTTCCCCGGCTTCAAGCAGTGGCCGCAGGTGCTGTGCTCGCGCGGCCTGTCCGAGGGCCGCCACTACTGGGAAGCCGAGGTGTCCAACTCGTGGGTGTGCCTGGGCCTCACCTACCGCCGCAGCCCCCCGCTCGGCGGCCGCCCGCGCCGCAACATCGTCTACCTGCTGGGCCGCAACCCGTACTCGTGGTGCCTGGAGTGGGACTCGCTCAAGTTCTCCGTGTGGCACAACAACACGCAGACGGTGCTGCACGGCGGTTACCACCGCACGCTCGGCGTGGCGCTCGACTGCGGCACCGGCTGCCTCTCCTTCTACGGCGTGGCGGGCGGCGTGAGCCTGCTTTACCGCTTCCTCGTCTCCTTCCTGGAGCCGCTCTACCCCGCGGTCATGGTCAGCAGCGGCGCCTCGGTCACGCTCAAGCAGCGCCCCGAGGCGGAGGCGTAG
- the LOC123604532 gene encoding E3 ubiquitin/ISG15 ligase TRIM25-like isoform X4, which translates to MRRTSVPLQGPSAPAVASSWLCSIFSGPVQDHKPAPQPPAQPSSPSHAQLLMSNSSLLTFEDQVLCPICLEVFRNPVTTTCGHNFCMACLQGFWDHLAAVGETLYCPQCRESFPSRPRLCKNGILEEMVTCLAQVKGQTLGSSRPLAGPRDVPCDFCSAQKLKSVKSCLQCMASLCEKHLSSHFEDQMFQDHELLEPVWDLKSRLCRKHRKLRRLYCRTEGSCVCGACLLEEHKNHDTIPLEEERARKEVEVRKVQASVENQMLIINSDSQRHRGQVAFLSKLIQTTRDEVNACFSEIIQEVKQLQMKVLDFVEKEEAAALGKLGSSIQQSHSRLLKLEGDSIWLRALLANRSDQQFLQEFPRLKHFPACSEALMSTNCEEKQSFLQLPETLAELRTRLLDVGLSFIHQLLLKGIKMNSYELLPSAVDRKTLLKCYCNLNFDPTTASEELFLFKETHSVLNLGILLEPFAAGGPFPGFKQWPQVLCSRGLSEGRHYWEAEVSNSWVCLGLTYRRSPPLGGRPRRNIVYLLGRNPYSWCLEWDSLKFSVWHNNTQTVLHGGYHRTLGVALDCGTGCLSFYGVAGGVSLLYRFLVSFLEPLYPAVMVSSGASVTLKQRPEAEA; encoded by the exons ATGAGAAGGACTAGTGTACCCCTCCAAGGCCCCTCGGCTCCTGCCGTGGCTTCTTCGTGGCTTTGCTCTATCTTCTCAGGGCCAGTCCAGGACCACAAGCCAGCCCCGCAGCCACCGGCCCAGCCCTCAAGCCCTTCCCACGCTCAGCTCCTGATGAGTAACAGCAGTCTCCTCACGTTTGAGGACCAAGTCCTCTGTCCCATCTGCCTGGAGGTGTTCCGCAACCCGGTCACCACCACCTGCGGGCACAACTTCTGCATGGCCTGCCTCCAAGGTTTCTGGGACCACCTGGCTGCCGTGGGCGAGACACTGTACTGCCCCCAGTGCCGGGAGAGCTTCCCCTCCAGACCGCGCCTCTGCAAGAACGGCATCCTGGAGGAGATGGTGACCTGCTTGGCCCAGGTCAAGGGCCAGACCTTGGGGTCCTCACGGCCCCTGGCCGGGCCCAGGGACGTGCCCTGCGACTTCTGTTCCGCCCAGAAGCTCAAGTCAGTCAAGTCGTGTCTGCAGTGCATGGCCTCCCTGTGCGAGAAGCACCTGAGCAGCCACTTCGAGGACCAGATGTTCCAGGACCACGAGCTGCTGGAGCCCGTGTGGGATCTCAAGAGCCGCCTGTGCCGGAAGCATCGCAAACTGCGGCGGCTGTACTGCCGCACGGAAGGCAGCTGCGTGTGCGGAGCCTGTCTGCTGGAGGAACACAAGAACCACGACACCATCCCCCTGGAGGAGGAACGTGCCAGGAAGGAG GTGGAGGTTCGGAAGGTCCAGGCCAGCGTGGAAAACCAGATGCTGATCATCAACTCTGACAGCCAGAGGCACCGGGGGCAGGTGGCCTTTCTCTCG AAATTGATCCAGACAACACGCGATGAGGTGAACGCCTGCTTCTCAGAGATCATCCAGGAGGTCAAACAGCTGCAGATGAAGGTCTTGGATTTTGTCGAGAAAGAGGAGGCAGCCGCTCTGGGGAAGCTGGGCAGCTCCATCCAGCAGAGCCACAGCCGGCTCCTGAAGCTGGAGGGGGACAGCATCTGGCTCCGCGCCCTGCTCGCCAACAGGAGCGACCAGCAATTCCTGCAG GAGTTCCCCAGACTGAAGCACTTTCCCGCCTGCTCGGAAGCCCTGATGAGCACCAACTGCGAGGAGAAGCAGAGCTTTCTCCAGTTGCCGGAGACCCTGGCGGAGCTCCGGACACGGCTGCTGGACGTGGGTCTCAGCTTCATCCATCAGCTCCTCCTGAAGG GCATTAAGATGAACTCCTATGAGTTGCTGCCCTCAGCTGTGGACAGGAAAACACTTCTCAAGT gttACTGCAACCTGAACTTCGACCCCACCACGGCCAGCGAGGAACTGTTCCTGTTCAAGGAGACCCACTCGGTGCTGAACCTGGGCATCCTTCTGGAGCCCTTCGCCGCGGGCGGCCCCTTCCCCGGCTTCAAGCAGTGGCCGCAGGTGCTGTGCTCGCGCGGCCTGTCCGAGGGCCGCCACTACTGGGAAGCCGAGGTGTCCAACTCGTGGGTGTGCCTGGGCCTCACCTACCGCCGCAGCCCCCCGCTCGGCGGCCGCCCGCGCCGCAACATCGTCTACCTGCTGGGCCGCAACCCGTACTCGTGGTGCCTGGAGTGGGACTCGCTCAAGTTCTCCGTGTGGCACAACAACACGCAGACGGTGCTGCACGGCGGTTACCACCGCACGCTCGGCGTGGCGCTCGACTGCGGCACCGGCTGCCTCTCCTTCTACGGCGTGGCGGGCGGCGTGAGCCTGCTTTACCGCTTCCTCGTCTCCTTCCTGGAGCCGCTCTACCCCGCGGTCATGGTCAGCAGCGGCGCCTCGGTCACGCTCAAGCAGCGCCCCGAGGCGGAGGCGTAG
- the LOC123604532 gene encoding E3 ubiquitin-protein ligase TRIM47-like isoform X1, which translates to MRRTSVPLQGPSAPAVASSWLCSIFSGPVQDHKPAPQPPAQPSSPSHAQLLMSNSSLLTFEDQVLCPICLEVFRNPVTTTCGHNFCMACLQGFWDHLAAVGETLYCPQCRESFPSRPRLCKNGILEEMVTCLAQVKGQTLGSSRPLAGPRDVPCDFCSAQKLKSVKSCLQCMASLCEKHLSSHFEDQMFQDHELLEPVWDLKSRLCRKHRKLRRLYCRTEGSCVCGACLLEEHKNHDTIPLEEERARKEVEVRKVQASVENQMLIINSDSQRHRGQVAFLSKLIQTTRDEVNACFSEIIQEVKQLQMKVLDFVEKEEAAALGKLGSSIQQSHSRLLKLEGDSIWLRALLANRSDQQFLQEFPRLKHFPACSEALMSTNCEEKQSFLQLPETLAELRTRLLDVGLSFIHQLLLKGDAASWKPMPLSERTLGCKSVLSKAPQSPPGIKMNSYELLPSAVDRKTLLKCYCNLNFDPTTASEELFLFKETHSVLNLGILLEPFAAGGPFPGFKQWPQVLCSRGLSEGRHYWEAEVSNSWVCLGLTYRRSPPLGGRPRRNIVYLLGRNPYSWCLEWDSLKFSVWHNNTQTVLHGGYHRTLGVALDCGTGCLSFYGVAGGVSLLYRFLVSFLEPLYPAVMVSSGASVTLKQRPEAEA; encoded by the exons ATGAGAAGGACTAGTGTACCCCTCCAAGGCCCCTCGGCTCCTGCCGTGGCTTCTTCGTGGCTTTGCTCTATCTTCTCAGGGCCAGTCCAGGACCACAAGCCAGCCCCGCAGCCACCGGCCCAGCCCTCAAGCCCTTCCCACGCTCAGCTCCTGATGAGTAACAGCAGTCTCCTCACGTTTGAGGACCAAGTCCTCTGTCCCATCTGCCTGGAGGTGTTCCGCAACCCGGTCACCACCACCTGCGGGCACAACTTCTGCATGGCCTGCCTCCAAGGTTTCTGGGACCACCTGGCTGCCGTGGGCGAGACACTGTACTGCCCCCAGTGCCGGGAGAGCTTCCCCTCCAGACCGCGCCTCTGCAAGAACGGCATCCTGGAGGAGATGGTGACCTGCTTGGCCCAGGTCAAGGGCCAGACCTTGGGGTCCTCACGGCCCCTGGCCGGGCCCAGGGACGTGCCCTGCGACTTCTGTTCCGCCCAGAAGCTCAAGTCAGTCAAGTCGTGTCTGCAGTGCATGGCCTCCCTGTGCGAGAAGCACCTGAGCAGCCACTTCGAGGACCAGATGTTCCAGGACCACGAGCTGCTGGAGCCCGTGTGGGATCTCAAGAGCCGCCTGTGCCGGAAGCATCGCAAACTGCGGCGGCTGTACTGCCGCACGGAAGGCAGCTGCGTGTGCGGAGCCTGTCTGCTGGAGGAACACAAGAACCACGACACCATCCCCCTGGAGGAGGAACGTGCCAGGAAGGAG GTGGAGGTTCGGAAGGTCCAGGCCAGCGTGGAAAACCAGATGCTGATCATCAACTCTGACAGCCAGAGGCACCGGGGGCAGGTGGCCTTTCTCTCG AAATTGATCCAGACAACACGCGATGAGGTGAACGCCTGCTTCTCAGAGATCATCCAGGAGGTCAAACAGCTGCAGATGAAGGTCTTGGATTTTGTCGAGAAAGAGGAGGCAGCCGCTCTGGGGAAGCTGGGCAGCTCCATCCAGCAGAGCCACAGCCGGCTCCTGAAGCTGGAGGGGGACAGCATCTGGCTCCGCGCCCTGCTCGCCAACAGGAGCGACCAGCAATTCCTGCAG GAGTTCCCCAGACTGAAGCACTTTCCCGCCTGCTCGGAAGCCCTGATGAGCACCAACTGCGAGGAGAAGCAGAGCTTTCTCCAGTTGCCGGAGACCCTGGCGGAGCTCCGGACACGGCTGCTGGACGTGGGTCTCAGCTTCATCCATCAGCTCCTCCTGAAGG GTGACGCAGCCTCCTGGAAGCCCATGCCCCTCTCTGAAAGGACACTGGGCTGTAAGAGTGTCCTCAGCAAAGCTCCTCAATCTCCTCCAGGCATTAAGATGAACTCCTATGAGTTGCTGCCCTCAGCTGTGGACAGGAAAACACTTCTCAAGT gttACTGCAACCTGAACTTCGACCCCACCACGGCCAGCGAGGAACTGTTCCTGTTCAAGGAGACCCACTCGGTGCTGAACCTGGGCATCCTTCTGGAGCCCTTCGCCGCGGGCGGCCCCTTCCCCGGCTTCAAGCAGTGGCCGCAGGTGCTGTGCTCGCGCGGCCTGTCCGAGGGCCGCCACTACTGGGAAGCCGAGGTGTCCAACTCGTGGGTGTGCCTGGGCCTCACCTACCGCCGCAGCCCCCCGCTCGGCGGCCGCCCGCGCCGCAACATCGTCTACCTGCTGGGCCGCAACCCGTACTCGTGGTGCCTGGAGTGGGACTCGCTCAAGTTCTCCGTGTGGCACAACAACACGCAGACGGTGCTGCACGGCGGTTACCACCGCACGCTCGGCGTGGCGCTCGACTGCGGCACCGGCTGCCTCTCCTTCTACGGCGTGGCGGGCGGCGTGAGCCTGCTTTACCGCTTCCTCGTCTCCTTCCTGGAGCCGCTCTACCCCGCGGTCATGGTCAGCAGCGGCGCCTCGGTCACGCTCAAGCAGCGCCCCGAGGCGGAGGCGTAG
- the LOC123604532 gene encoding E3 ubiquitin-protein ligase TRIM47-like isoform X5, producing the protein MSNSSLLTFEDQVLCPICLEVFRNPVTTTCGHNFCMACLQGFWDHLAAVGETLYCPQCRESFPSRPRLCKNGILEEMVTCLAQVKGQTLGSSRPLAGPRDVPCDFCSAQKLKSVKSCLQCMASLCEKHLSSHFEDQMFQDHELLEPVWDLKSRLCRKHRKLRRLYCRTEGSCVCGACLLEEHKNHDTIPLEEERARKEVEVRKVQASVENQMLIINSDSQRHRGQVAFLSKLIQTTRDEVNACFSEIIQEVKQLQMKVLDFVEKEEAAALGKLGSSIQQSHSRLLKLEGDSIWLRALLANRSDQQFLQEFPRLKHFPACSEALMSTNCEEKQSFLQLPETLAELRTRLLDVGLSFIHQLLLKGDAASWKPMPLSERTLGCKSVLSKAPQSPPGIKMNSYELLPSAVDRKTLLKCYCNLNFDPTTASEELFLFKETHSVLNLGILLEPFAAGGPFPGFKQWPQVLCSRGLSEGRHYWEAEVSNSWVCLGLTYRRSPPLGGRPRRNIVYLLGRNPYSWCLEWDSLKFSVWHNNTQTVLHGGYHRTLGVALDCGTGCLSFYGVAGGVSLLYRFLVSFLEPLYPAVMVSSGASVTLKQRPEAEA; encoded by the exons ATGAGTAACAGCAGTCTCCTCACGTTTGAGGACCAAGTCCTCTGTCCCATCTGCCTGGAGGTGTTCCGCAACCCGGTCACCACCACCTGCGGGCACAACTTCTGCATGGCCTGCCTCCAAGGTTTCTGGGACCACCTGGCTGCCGTGGGCGAGACACTGTACTGCCCCCAGTGCCGGGAGAGCTTCCCCTCCAGACCGCGCCTCTGCAAGAACGGCATCCTGGAGGAGATGGTGACCTGCTTGGCCCAGGTCAAGGGCCAGACCTTGGGGTCCTCACGGCCCCTGGCCGGGCCCAGGGACGTGCCCTGCGACTTCTGTTCCGCCCAGAAGCTCAAGTCAGTCAAGTCGTGTCTGCAGTGCATGGCCTCCCTGTGCGAGAAGCACCTGAGCAGCCACTTCGAGGACCAGATGTTCCAGGACCACGAGCTGCTGGAGCCCGTGTGGGATCTCAAGAGCCGCCTGTGCCGGAAGCATCGCAAACTGCGGCGGCTGTACTGCCGCACGGAAGGCAGCTGCGTGTGCGGAGCCTGTCTGCTGGAGGAACACAAGAACCACGACACCATCCCCCTGGAGGAGGAACGTGCCAGGAAGGAG GTGGAGGTTCGGAAGGTCCAGGCCAGCGTGGAAAACCAGATGCTGATCATCAACTCTGACAGCCAGAGGCACCGGGGGCAGGTGGCCTTTCTCTCG AAATTGATCCAGACAACACGCGATGAGGTGAACGCCTGCTTCTCAGAGATCATCCAGGAGGTCAAACAGCTGCAGATGAAGGTCTTGGATTTTGTCGAGAAAGAGGAGGCAGCCGCTCTGGGGAAGCTGGGCAGCTCCATCCAGCAGAGCCACAGCCGGCTCCTGAAGCTGGAGGGGGACAGCATCTGGCTCCGCGCCCTGCTCGCCAACAGGAGCGACCAGCAATTCCTGCAG GAGTTCCCCAGACTGAAGCACTTTCCCGCCTGCTCGGAAGCCCTGATGAGCACCAACTGCGAGGAGAAGCAGAGCTTTCTCCAGTTGCCGGAGACCCTGGCGGAGCTCCGGACACGGCTGCTGGACGTGGGTCTCAGCTTCATCCATCAGCTCCTCCTGAAGG GTGACGCAGCCTCCTGGAAGCCCATGCCCCTCTCTGAAAGGACACTGGGCTGTAAGAGTGTCCTCAGCAAAGCTCCTCAATCTCCTCCAGGCATTAAGATGAACTCCTATGAGTTGCTGCCCTCAGCTGTGGACAGGAAAACACTTCTCAAGT gttACTGCAACCTGAACTTCGACCCCACCACGGCCAGCGAGGAACTGTTCCTGTTCAAGGAGACCCACTCGGTGCTGAACCTGGGCATCCTTCTGGAGCCCTTCGCCGCGGGCGGCCCCTTCCCCGGCTTCAAGCAGTGGCCGCAGGTGCTGTGCTCGCGCGGCCTGTCCGAGGGCCGCCACTACTGGGAAGCCGAGGTGTCCAACTCGTGGGTGTGCCTGGGCCTCACCTACCGCCGCAGCCCCCCGCTCGGCGGCCGCCCGCGCCGCAACATCGTCTACCTGCTGGGCCGCAACCCGTACTCGTGGTGCCTGGAGTGGGACTCGCTCAAGTTCTCCGTGTGGCACAACAACACGCAGACGGTGCTGCACGGCGGTTACCACCGCACGCTCGGCGTGGCGCTCGACTGCGGCACCGGCTGCCTCTCCTTCTACGGCGTGGCGGGCGGCGTGAGCCTGCTTTACCGCTTCCTCGTCTCCTTCCTGGAGCCGCTCTACCCCGCGGTCATGGTCAGCAGCGGCGCCTCGGTCACGCTCAAGCAGCGCCCCGAGGCGGAGGCGTAG